TAGTGCGTCCACCACCCACCACCGATAGTCACCTCGCCTAGCGATAACCGAGTACGCGCAGCAGCAGCGGCCCGCCGGGTAGGATTTCGGCCAGCGCGCGCAGGGAGCTGGCGAAGGCAAGCCGCAGTATGGCCACATAGGTGACGCCAAGCACCGTTCCGGCAAGAGCCAGACTCAGGAGCGGGTGCAGTGTCATGATCCAAGGCCGAAGGAACGCCACCGCAAGCGCTGCGCCTGCGGCCGCCACGGCGGGGGGGATAAGCCCACCGGCAACACCGCTCCAGGTCATCGCGCGGGTCCGCACCATCGCCACGCAGACCAGCCCAAGCATTGCCGCGCCAAGCAAACTCGTTGCCATGAAATAATACTTTGGCCCGGATGGGATGGTCAGCCATGCCAGCAGGATGGCCAGCACGCTGGTCGCGATATCGATAGCCAGCACCAGCTTGCGGCTCTCGTTTGCCAGCATCAGCGTGGTACACATCTGTACGCAGCCAAAGGCGCCGATAGAAAGGCCGGCCCAAGGCAGCAATTCAATCACCGGTAGCCATTGCTCACCGTAGAGAACCAACACAATCTCGCGCGGCATAGTCCACAGGAACAGTGCGGCAGGCACCATGCTCCAAGTTACGCCGCGCATGAGCAAACCGGCAAGCCGCTGGAAACGCGGTGTTTGCTGTTCGGCCCGGGTGATGATAGGATAGAGCGCGGCGATGGCCAGTCCGCCGAATTGCCCGACCAACATGATCCCGAGCCCCGACGCACGCGTGTAAATGCCAAGTGTCGCCAAGCTGAATACCGCGCTGATCAAGGCTTGCTCGGTAAAGGTACGGCCTTGCCCGGCTGCAGCCGAGAACATCCGCTGATAGCCAAAGCTGAGGGCATTGGCATAGTACTGGTGATCATAGGACCATTGAGGTCGGAACCCGCCGCGCCAGAACAGGTCGATGGCCATCGGCAAACCGAAGATCACTGCTGGGGCCACCAGCGCCCAGTATCCCGCGCCCAGCCATGCCAGCAGCAGGGCCGCCAGCAACCCGCCGACCGCACCGCTGAAGAGCAGCCCGCGCAGCTTTAACCATTCGTGGTTCACCTCCAGCATTCGCTGACGCAGCGACGCCGGCACGCCGATCACGAAGTTCAAGGTCAGCACCGCGAGCGGCGCTGCGATGGCTTCGTATTTGGGGGATTGGGCAAGGGCAAAGCAAACGGCTAAAGTGATCGTGACGATGACGGCGTTGATCACTACGCCTGCGGTCCAGTGGCTCTGCCAATCGATTGTGGCCGGATCGCGCGCCTGCAGTGCGTGCTGCACGAAGATTGCGAAACTGGCGACCGTCAGCCCGTTGAGGATCGCCTGTGCCAGTGACACGGTGCCATAATCTGCGGGCGTGAGCAGGCGCACCAGCACCAGCATGGCACCGAACTGGACGGCCTGGTTCAGAAACTGGAAGCCCGCCCCCCAGACGATGGACTGACGTGCCGAATGACCCAGTTCGCCTTTCTGCGCCATCTGCGGTTGCCCCTGCCTTCGCGTCGCGTTCGGCCCACGATGTCCGACGAAGGCCGCGCGCTAGCGGGCTTGACGGGCAAGGCCAAGGGCAATCTCGCGCATTGTGTTTTGTGCGAAGGGCCCACACAGTCTGGCGAGGCAGCAACAGGATGGCCCAGCAATGTCGATACTCGAAGGTCGCGTCGTCGTGATCACGGGGGCCAGTTCGGGCATCGGCGAGGCGTGCGCCCTCGCCTTTGCCGCCAAAGGTGCCAAAGTCGTATTGGCGGCACGGAGGCAGGAACGGCTGGCGGCGCTTGCGTCCCGGATCGAGGCAGCGGGCGGGGATGCGCTGGCGGTGGTGACAGACGTGACGCGGGAGGACGATGTCAGCGCGTTGTTCGCCGGGACGTTACGGCGATTTGGCGCAATCGACGTGCTGATCAACAACGCCGGCATTGCCATTTCCACGCCGGTTGACGAGATGACGCTGGCGACCTGGCGTGCAGTGATCGACACCAACCTTACCAGCGCCTTCCTGTGCAGCCGCGAGGCCTTTCGCGCGATGAAGGCCCGGGGCCGCGGGCGGATCGTGAACGTCGGCTCGATCTCGGCCCGCGTGCCGCGCGACCATAGCCCGGCCTATGCCGCCAGCAAGTTCGGACTCGACGGGCTGACCCGCTCGCTGGCGATAGACGGCCGGCCGCACCGCATCGCCGCCTCGATCTTCCACCCCGGCATTGTCGCGACCGAAATCGCACCTGGCGCGATCACCCTCGACGCGGAAGTCGCTGCCAGTCCCGAGGACATGGCCGACGTCATCGTGCACATGTGCGACATTCCCGACCATCTCAATTTCTACGAAGGCATGGTGATGCAGATAGACCTCCCGTTCCTTGGTCGCGGCTGAGCGGATGCGAGAACGATCACCATGCGAAAGGACAGAAGCGTGACAGTGCGGCAATGGCTGCCTTTGCGAAAGGCCGCACGATGGCTGGGGTTTGTGCCGGCCCTCGTGCTCGCCGTGTCAGCGGCAAACGCGCAGTCGACCGAGGAGCGCAATTCGGCACAGGAGTGGGCGCGGCTGGAAGCGCAGGATCTGCGGCTCGCGGAAATCGCCGAGCGGCTGGCACTCGCCAACGCGCCGCTTTGCACAACGCTGATGCCTTTGACGGGGATGATCCTGCATAGTGCCGACCAGTACGGATCGACCTCGGCACGCGAGCGGTTCGTCAACGGCCCCCTCGCCATTGCCAGCCTGCTGCCTGATTCACCCGCCGCCAATGCCGGCCTTCGGCGCGATGACGCTTTCGTGGCGATCGATGGACAGCGCGTGGAAGACATCGTGCCGGCGGCGAATGCACGGCTGCGAGAGGCAGCCTTCTACCGCATGGCGGATCGCCCGACCGGCACCCCCCTCGCCCTCACCGTGATGCGCGACGGCACAGAAAGGGTCGTCGAGCTCGACGCGCCGCAAGGCTGCCGCTCGCTGGTAGAGGTGCTGCTGGGAGAGGGGCCGATGGCGCGATCGGACGGACGGGTGATCCAGGTGCAATTCGATAGCGTCGCGGCCTTGACGGACAGTCACCTCGCCATCGTGGTGGCGCACGAACTCGCGCACACCATCCTGGAGCATCGGCGGCGCAAGGAAGAAGCGGGGATCGACAATGGCCTGTTCGCAGAGCTCGGTCGCAACCAGCGCGCCAATCGGGAGGCGGAGATCGAGGCTGACCGGTTGTCAGTCCACCTGCTGGCCAATGCCGGCTACGACCCGGCGATCGTGCCCGATTTCTGGCGCAACGCCGCTGCCTACGGAATGCCGGGCGCAACCCTGCCCAGCTTCATCTACCCATCGAATGAGGGCCGCGCGGCACTCGTCGAGCGGGAGATCGCGCTGTATCTTGCGTTGCGGCGCGGGCCCACTTGGCCGGGTCATTTGCTCGCCCGGAGGGACAGCAGCTTTGCGCGCGACTAGCGCCCGTCGCTCTCGGGAGCTTCGGTGATGTCGACGATATGGCGATCGAAATAAGTCAGCGGCTTGGCATCGTGCCGGTGGCTTGCGGCAATTAATTCTCCGACGAAAATCGTGTGCGTGCCGAAGGCGTGGCGATCGGCGACCGAGCAGACCAGGCTCGACTGCGCGCTTCGCAGCACCGGAACGCCGTGTTCGTCCGCCCAGTCGCCCACCGCGAACCGGCCTTCGACCCCGGCCCGCATGAACCGCTCCGCCACGTCGCGGTTGGCAAGGCCGAGAATATTGACGCAAAACCGCTCTGCCTCGGCCAGCGGATCATGCAGGGATGCTTCGCGGTTGATACAGGCCAGCAGCGATGGCGGATCGAAGCTGAGCGATGCGACGGAGGTCGCCAAAATCCCGAACCTTTCTCCGCGATGGGTAGTGGTGACAGCGTAGACAGTGGCCGCGACATGGCGCATCGCCTCGCGAAATGCGAAGCCGATTGCGTCGGGTGTATTGATGTCGGCGGCCATGCTCTCCTGCCCTTAAATGGTGAAGCGCGCAGTTTCAAAGGGCTTTCATGGGGGCGACGTTCGCCTAGAATGTGGTTTGTTGGATTGCTATCACATTTTGATGTGATATGCCTGCCTTCATGAGTGACATCATCGCCAAAGTCCGTCACATCGTCGACGAGGGAATCATGACCCGCGCCGGGCTCGCCCGCGCCGCCGGTCTTCATGCCAACACCCTGCGCGATTGCAGCGAAGATGCCTGGAATCCGACGACCGAGACGCTGGGCAAGCTCGATCGTTTCCTCTCCGCGAACGACGACACGCCTGTTCTGGTCGGCATCGAGGAGATTATCGAGGAGGCCCGCAACGGGCGGATGTATATCCTGGTCGACGACGAGGATCGCGAGAACGAGGGCGACCTGATCATCCCCGCCCAGATGGCAACCCCCAACGCTATCAACTTCATGGCAACGCATGGCCGTGGCCTGATCTGTCTATCGCTGGGCAGCCGCCGCGCCCGTGAACTTGGACTTCAAATGATGGCGGCGCGAAACCGCACCCGGCATGAGACCGCGTTCACTGTTGCCATCGAGGCCCGCGAAGGGGTCACCACCGGCATCAGCGCCGCCGACCGCGCGCGCACCGTTTCGGTTGCGATCGATTCGAGCAAGGGCCCGGACGACATCGTCACCCCCGGCCACGTCTTTCCCCTCGTCGCCCGCGACGGCGGCGTGCTGGTGCGCGCGGGCCATACCGAAGCTGCAGTCGACATCAGCCGGCTTGCCGGGCTCAATCCCGCAGGCGTGATATGCGAGATCATGAACGAGGACGGCACGATGGCCCGTCTCGACGACCTGATCGGTTTCGCCCGCCGGCATGACCTGAAGATTGGCACCATCCGCGATCTGATCGCCTACCGGATGCGCCACGACCATCTCGTCATCCGTGCCAGCGAAGGCGATTTCCGCTCTGACTACGGCGGAGACTGGCGGGCGATCACCTATCGCAACACCGTCGACGGCTCGACCAACCTGGTGCTGCAGAAGGGTAAGGTCGTCCCCGGCGAGCCGGTGTTGACGCGAATGCATGCCATCAGCGTGTTCGACGACGTGCTCGGCCGTCCGGGCGAAAAGAAGCGCGCGCTGCAACGCGCGATGACAGCCATCGGCGAGGCGGGCAACGGATTGATCGTGGTGCTCATGCCCAACCGCCCGCAATCGCTGGAAGACGAGGTCGCCGGCCTCTCCCTCAACAGCGGCGAGCTGCGCGAATACGGCATCGGCGCGCAGATCCTGGCAGACCTCGGCGTCAGCGAAATGATCCTGCTGACCAATTCGAAACACAACGTGGTCGGGCTCGAAGGTTATGGCATAACCGTCGTCGAAGAACGCGCTATCCCGGAGTAATCATGGCCCATTTCCTCATCGTCGAAGCCCGTTTCTACGCCCATCTGAACGACATGCTGGTCGCCGGCGCCCGCGCCGCGCTGGAAGATGCCGGCCACACCTGCGAGATCGTGACAGTTCCCGGCGCGCTGGAGGTGCCTGGCACCATCGCTCTGGCGGCGGATGCCGGACGTTTTGACAGCTTTGTCGCCATCGGCGTCGTCATTCGCGGGGAAACCTATCATTTCGAGATCGTCGCAGGCGAAAGTGCGCGCGCCATCATGGCGCTCACGATGGACGGCATCGCCATCGGCAATGGCATCCTGACGACGGAGAACGAGGCGCAGGCGCTGGTCCGCGCCGATCCTGCGCAGAAGAACAAGGGCGGCGAGGCAGCGCAGGCGGCCATGCGCTTGATGGAACTGCAGGAGGCCTATCGTGTCTGAGCATACCTTCATCGCCGGTATCCCGCTGGTTCTCGGCGGCAACGTGTTCGGCTGGACGGCGCACGGCGATGAAGGGCTCGCCGTGCTCGACGCCTTTTACGAAGCCGGCGGACGTATGATCGACACCGCCGACGTCTATTCCGCCTGGGTCGATGGCCACGCAGGGGGCGAAAGCGAAGCCTTCATCGGCAACTGGCTTGCCTCGCGTGGCGTTCGCGACGAGATGAAAATCCACACCAAGACCGGGATGCTGAGCAAGACGAAGCCGAGCGATCCCGGCTCCATGGGTGATGCGTCGCTTTACGAACCTGCGGCAGTGAACGCGCATCTCCAAGCTTCGCTGGAGCGGCTGCGGACCGACTATATCGATCTCTACTACGCGCATCGCGATTTCGCGGTGTTGGACGTGGCGCAGATTGCCGAGGTGTTCGCGCAAACCGTGAAGAGCGGCCATGCGCGTGCCATCGGCGCATCGAATTTCCAAGCCGATCGGCTGGGCGCTGCCCTCACCCATGCAGACAACAATGGCCTCGCGCCCTTCGACGCGCTGCAAAACCACTACAATCTGGTCGCCCGCGATGATTATGGCCCTGCCCTGCAACAGATGTGTGTGGAGCGGGGCATCGCCATGCTGCCGTTCTTCGGCCTGGCTGCGGGATACCTGACCGGCAAGTATCGCCGGCCGGAGGATTTCGAGCAAGGCCAGCGCGGCTATCGCACGAAGGACTATGTCGAAAGCGGTCCGCCGGTGCTTGCCGTGTTGGACGAGATCGCCGCCGAAACCGGTGCCAGCCTTCCCGCCATCGCGCTCGCCTGGCTGGTCCGCCAGCCCGGCATCCCCGCCCCCATCGCCAGCGCCCGCAATGTCGATCAGTTGCGCGAGACGCTGGCGTTCACCCGGCTTGACCTGTCCGAAGACCAGCTCGAGCGCCTGACCCGGTCGCTGGACTGACTCAGCGGGCGAGACGTCCGAAGCAAGTCTTGCCGGCGTAGCGCGCGCTGTCGCCCAGCTCTTCCTCGATGCGGATCAACTGGTTGTATTTGGCCAGCCGGTCCGAACGGGCAAGTGACCCGGTCTTGATCTGCCCGCAGTTGGTGGCGACGGCGAGATCGGCGATGGTGGCGTCCTCTGTCTCGCCGCTGCGGTGGCTCATTACGCTGGTGTAACCGGCTCGGTGGGCGACATCGACGGCCTCCAGCGTTTCGGTCAGCGTGCCGATCTGGTTGACCTTTACCAGCAGCGAATTGGCCAGGCCTTGGGCGATGCCCATTCGCAGGCGTTCGGGGTTGGTCACGAAAAGGTCGTCACCGACAAGCTGCACCCGGTCCCCGATCCTGTCGGTCAGCGCTTTCCAGCCTTCGAAATCGTCCTCGCTCATGCCGTCCTCGATCGAGCGGATCGGATAGTCGTCACACAGCTTTGCCAGATAATCGGCCATCTCCGTCGGCGCGAGCGAGAGACCCTCGCCCGAAATTTCGTAACGGCCAGCGCGGAAGAACTCGGTCGCGGCGCAATCGAGAGCCAGCACGACATCCTCACCGGGCTTGAACCCTGCCTTCTCGACGCTCGCCATGATGAAATCGAGCGCGGCGCGGGTGCTGGCGATGTCGGGCGCGAAACCGCCTTCGTCACCCACTGCGGTGGCGAGGCCCTTATCATGCAGGGCACCTTTCAGCGTGTGGAAGATCTCGGAACCCCAGCGAACCGCTTCGGCCAGGGTAGGCGCGCCGACCGGCATGACCATGAATTCCTGCACGTCGATGGGGTTGTGAGCGTGCTCTCCCCCGTTGATGATGTTCATCATCGGGACCGGCAGCATGTGCGCCCCCACGCCGCCGATGTAGGAGTAAAGCGGCAGGCCGCGGGCATCGGCCGCCGCCTTGGCCACCGCCATGCTGACGCCCAGGATGGCATTGGCACCGAGGCGGCCCTTGTTGCCGGTGCCGTCCGCCTCGATCATGGCCAGATCGACATCGCGCTGATCCTCGGCATCGACACCGAGCAACAGATCGGCGATCTCGCCGTTGACGGCATCCACCGCCTTGGTCACCCCCTTGCCCAGATAACGGCTCTTGTCGCCGTCGCGCAGCTCGACCGCTTCGTGGGCACCGGTCGAGGCACCGGAGGGGACGGCAGCACGGCCGAAACTGCCATCCTCCAGCAGAACGTCGACCTCGACGGTGGGATTGCCCCTTGAATCGAGGATCTCGCGGCCATGAATATCGAGGATGGCGGTCATCAGAAAGGCTCCGGCAAATGGGGTGTGGCACTGCGGTTTCGCGGGCCTCCTATCTGCCGGAACCATGCTCTGCAACACGCGTTGATTTCCTGAACGCGGGTGTATTATCCAAGTAATACATCTCAAAGGATATAGCCGGGATACTCTTCCGGACGAGGCGAAAGGAAATTATCATGGTCGACACGACACCTACCACCACTCCGCTGACCCCCACCACCGGGGCTACGACCGGTTCGGGTTCCACCACCAGCAGTCTGGGTGCAAGCGCCACCACCGGAACCGTTACCCCGCCGATGAGCACGAGCGAAACCACGCCTGCCACCTCGGCCAACACCAGTGAGGCAAAGTCGCGGTTCAGCGCCGCACTCGACGAGGCGAAAGCCGGAGCAGCCGCGCTCGGCGACGAAGCGAAGCTGCGCGCTGGCCAGTATCGTGACGATGCCCGCAGCAAGGGTGAAACCTGGAGCTCCGACGCCAAGGTCAAGAGCCGTGAACTGGCGCAGGATGGCAAGACCAAGGCCAGCGAGGCTCTGTCCGGGCTTTCGCGCGTGATCGACGAGAACGCCGCCACGCTCGATGAAAAACTGGGTGCGAAGTACGGTGACTACGCCCGTTCGGCCTCGCGCAGCCTGCAGGAAAACGCTCGCCGTCTGGATGAGCGCAGCCTGGAGGAACTGACGGAAGACGGCCGTACCGCCATCCGTAACAGCCCGGTCGCAGCGGTCGGCATTGCAGCCGTGGTCGGCTTCTTCTTCGCTCGCATGTTTCGTTGATATCCGTGACGTTACGGGAGGACGAGAGCACTGCCATGCCGACCGGTGAAGAGGGCTATGCAGGCGCCTCGTTCCCCAGTTCTGCGGATGAGGCATACCAACCCACGGACGAGCCTGGCTCGTCCGTGGGGAAGCGCTCGTTGCTGGAAGATTTCGAAGCCCTGTTTTCCGATGCGCGCGTCTACTATCACGCGGAACTGGCGTTTCAGAAAACCCGCGCCGCGTTCTTGGCCGACTCTCTCAAGCGCACCATCATCTTCGCGACCGCCGGCGCATTCTTCGGCATGTTGGCCACCATTGGTCTCGCGGTCGGGTTGATCATCGCGCTCACTCCGATCGTTGGTGCGTGGGTGGCGACGGCACTGGTGGTGAGCCTGATCCTGATCCTGGGCGGCTGGTGCCTGTGGAAGGCGACAGCATCGTGGCGGACGATGATGCACGCTATTCGCGACGACGACCACAAGGAGGCGAACCATCATGGCTAAAATGCTACGCGCCTTCCACGAAGATCGTGCCATGCGCGATGCGGCGAAGAGCCTTGTGACCAACGACTGGCGCAATATCACCGGCAGCTATGCTCAACGTGGACTGGGCGAGAGGTTGAAGGACCGCCTCAGCGAAGGCGCAAGCGACCTTGCTGACGACACCAGTGAATTCGCGCAGGAAAACCCTGGTGTGATTGAGACTGGCTTTGCGCTTACCTTGGCTGCTGCCGTCGGCTGGCTTTTCCGCGAGGAAATCGCCGAGAGCCTGCAGGAGCTATGGGACCGCGATTGGTTCTGATCGCGCCTGAAACACCCCCTCCGCATACGACAACTTATTCCATTCCGGAGAATTACCATGAACGACCCGAAGCGCGAAGAAATCAAGGCCCGCATTGCCGCCGCTCAGGAACGTGAGGCCGCGCAGGCGGAACGCTCGTTCACCGAGCGCGCGGGCGATACGGCGTCCGAGGCGACCGAAAAGTTCGCTGCCTTTGTAAAGGAACGTCCGCTGACGGCTGCTGCTGGCGGTATCGTGCTCGGTATCCTGGTCGCCAGCCTGTTCAAGACACCGCGCCGGGCTGCCGCGCGCGGAGGTGCAAAGGCGATCGGTCTGGCTGCCGTCGGTGCCGAGATTGCCAGCGCCTTTGCCGCCAACCTTCTCGACGATGCGGAAGACATCGGCAAATCCGGTGCGCGCCGCGCCGGCAATCTTGGCGAGAGCCTGAGTGACCGCGCACGTTCGCTGGGACGCAGCGCCAGCAATTCGCTGCACGATACCGCCGACGCCGCGCGTAGCGCCCGGCGCGAGACCGGCAATGCCCTCGCCCGCGCCATCGGTCGCCGCTGAACGAATTTACCTCGGGATTATCCGCTTGCGCGCCCCGTCGGCATTGCCGATAGGGCGCGCAACGCGTTTCAAGCTACAAGGAAACTTCGATGGTCGATGCCAAGCCCCAGCTTCTCCACCTCGTTATGGGTGGCCGGGTTACCGATCCGCAGAAGGTCGAGTTTCAGGATCTGAAAGACATCCACACCGTCGGCTATTTTGCCGATTACACCAGTGCCGAGGAAGCCTGGCGCAGCTGGGCCCAACGCACGGTCGACGATGCCGAGATGAAATACGTCATCGTTCATCTCCACCGTCTGCTCGAACCCGAATTGCCAGCGCAGCACAGCTAGGAGCTACAGGGTCTCTCACGGACAGCTGACGGCATCTTGGGCCGCATCCATAGCGCCTAGATGAACTCGATCTTTTCGATCAGGTAGAACTTGTCGCCGCTGGGCACGGTCACTTCGACCTCTTCGCCTACGCTCTTGCCGATGAGGCCACGCGCCAGGGGGCTTTCGTAACTGATGCGCCCGACCTTGGCATCGCTCTCGGCCTGGCCGACGATCTGAAACTTCAGCGCCTTGTCGTCTTCATCGATGACGGTGACGGTCGCCCCGAACACGACCTTGTCGCCGGAAAGACTGGCGGGATCGATGATCTGCGCACGGCTGGTCTTGTCCTCCAGATCGGCGATCTGCGCCTCGACCTGACCCTGGCGTTCCTTGGCCGCGTGATACTCGGCGTTCTCCGACAGGTCGCCGTGCGCGCGCGCCTCTTCGATCGCGTCGACGATCTTCGGGCGCTCGGCCCGCAATGCCTTGAGATCCGCGGTCAGCATCTCGTAGCCTTCCGCCAGCATCGGCACTTTCTGCATCGCTTGTCCTGTCTTTCCCGGGTCTCCCGCCAAAACCATCTCTGCCGCCGGTTCGGCGGATGAACGGATCGGAATTTGGCGGGGGAATGGTTTTTGTTCTCAGCTATAATAGTCCTGCAGGCTCCGAACTGCAAGATCGTCCGCCGAAACAGAGACTATGGCCTGTGCCGCCGCCGCCGATGCCGCCGCCGTGGTGTAGTACGGCACTTTCATCTGCAGCGATGATGCGCGGATGCCTTCGCTATCCTTGTGGCTCTGCCAGCCTTCGGTGGTGTTGAACACCAGCGCCACCTCGCCATCGGAGATCTTGTCGACGATGTGCGGGCGCCCCTCGGCCACCTTGTTCACCCGTTCGACGTCGACCCCGTGTTCGGCAAGAAAATCGCGCGTGCCGCCGGTAGCGATGACGTGGAAGCCGTGATTCACCAACAGGCGCACGGGCGCCACGATGCTTGCCTTGTCGCTGTCCTTCACGCTGACGAACATCGTCCCGCCGGTCGGCAAACGGGTGCCTTCCCCCATCTGCGCCTTGGCATAAGCGGTGGGGAAATCGCGGTCGATCCCCATGACCTCGCCAGTGGACTTCATCTCGGGCGAGAGGACGGGGTCGGAGCCCGGGAAGCGCGCGAAGGGGAAGACGGCTTCCTTGACCGCGACATAGTCGAACTCGCGCTTGATCGGCGGCAAGTCGGCCAGCTTCTCGCCCGCCATGATGCGCGCTGCCATCGCGGCGACGGGTTGGCCGATGGCCTTGGCGACGAAGGGCACGGTGCGGCTGGCGCGCGGGTTCACCTCGATGAGATAGACCTCCCCGTCCTTTACCGCGAACTGCACGTTCATCAGCCCCACAACGCCCAGCGCGCGGGCAAGCGCATCGGACTGCAACTCCATTTCGGCAACGATGTCCGCCGGCAGCGAATAGGGCGGCAGCGAGCAGGCGCTGTCGCCCGAATGGACGCCGGCTTCCTCGATGTGCTGCATCACGCCGGCAACCACCACGTCCGTCCCGTCGCATAATACGTCGACGTCGCATTCGATGGCATCGCGCAGGTACTCGTCGACCAGCACCGGGCTGTCGCCGGAGACTTCCACCGCCGTGGCGATGTAGTTTTCGAGCTGCGCATCGCTGTCGACGATCTCCATCGCCCGGCCGCCGAGCACGTAGCTGGGCCGCAGCAGCACCGGGTATCCGATGTAATGCGCCCGGGCGAGCGCCTCCTCGCGGCTGTAGGCGATGCCGTTCATGGGCTGCTTCAGCTTCAGCTTGTTGACCAGCTTGGCGAACCGCTCGCGGTCCTCGGCAAGGTCGATGGCATCGGGGCTGGTGCCCAGGATGGGGATGCCCGCCGCCTCCAGCGCGCTCGCCAGTTTCAACGGCGTCTGCCCGCCGAACTGCACGATCACGCCCTTCAGCGTCCCGCGGCTGTGCTCGACGCGCAGGATTTCCAGCACGTCCTCCGCAGTCAGCGGTTCGAAATAGAGGCGTTCGGACGTGTCGTAGTCGGTGCTCACCGTCTCCGGATTGCAGTTGACCATGATCGTTTCGTAACCCGCCTCGCTCAACGCGTAGCAGGCGTGGACGCAGCAATAGTCGAACTCGATGCCTTGGCCGATGCGGTTGGGACCGCCGCCCAGGATCACGATCTTCTCGCGGTCGCTCGGCCAGGCCTCGTTCTCCGCCTCGCCGAAGCTGGGCGCTTCGTAGGTGGAGTACATATAAGGCGTCACCGCCTCGAACTCGGCGGCGCAACTGTCGATGCGCTTGTAGACGGGCAGCACGCCCAGCTTCTGGCGCAGCTTGCGGACCTCGTCCTCGCTGGTGGCGCCGGCCATGGCGCGAAGCGCATCGTGCAGCAGGCCGCTGCGGCGCGCCTGCGTTTCCCCCAGCCCGCCGGCTACGCCCACGCTGCGCACCGCCAGGGTGGCGAGCCGACGGTCGGAAAAGCCCATCGCCTTCAGGCGGCGCAATTCCTCCGCGGTATTGGGCAGGCCGTGCTGACCGATCATGCCCTCTTCGTGGATGATCTCGCAGACCTGGCGCAGGAACCACTTGTCGTAGTGCGTGATCGCGTGGATTTCCTCCACGGTGAAGCCTTCGCGGAACGCCTGGCCCACGATCAGCAACCGCTCCGGCGTCGCCTTGCTGAGCGCGGCGGTGATGACGTCGCGGCTCGCGCCCTCAAGGTTCTGCACCCGGTTGAATCCGTCCAGCCCGGTTTCCAGCCCGCGCAGGGCCTTTTGCAGGCTCTCCTTGAAGTTGCGACCGATGGCCATGACCTCGCCCACGCTCTTCATCGCGGTGGAGAGCTGATTGTCGGCGCCCTTGAACTTCTCGAATGCGAAGCGGGGGATCTTGGTGACGACGTAGTCGATCGTCGGTTCGAAACTGGCGGGCGTGGCGCCGGTGATCTCGTTGGTGATTTCGTCCAGCGTGTAGCCAACGGCCAGCTTTGCGGCGACGCGGGCGATGGGGAAGCCGGTGGCCTTGCTCGCCAGCGCGCTGGAGCGCGAGACGCGCGGGTTCATCTCGATCACGATCAGCCGGCCATCCTTGGGATTGACCGCGAACTGTACGTTCGAACCCCCTGTTTCCACGCCGATTTCGCGCAGCACCGCGATGCTGGCGCTGCGCATGATCTGGTATTCCTTGTCGGTCAGCGTCAGCGCCGGGGCGACGGTGATGGAATCGCCGGTGTGGACGCCCATAGGATCGACGTTCTCGATGGAGCACACGATGATGGCGTTGTCCGCATGGTCGCGGACCACCTCCATCTCGAACTCCTTCCAGCCAAGCAGGCTTTCCTCGATCAGCACCTCGGTGGTGGGGCTGGCGTCGAGGCCGGACTTCACGATCGCTTCGAATTCAGCCCTGTTGTAGGCGATGCCGCCACCTGTGCC
This is a stretch of genomic DNA from Aurantiacibacter arachoides. It encodes these proteins:
- a CDS encoding oligosaccharide flippase family protein codes for the protein MAQKGELGHSARQSIVWGAGFQFLNQAVQFGAMLVLVRLLTPADYGTVSLAQAILNGLTVASFAIFVQHALQARDPATIDWQSHWTAGVVINAVIVTITLAVCFALAQSPKYEAIAAPLAVLTLNFVIGVPASLRQRMLEVNHEWLKLRGLLFSGAVGGLLAALLLAWLGAGYWALVAPAVIFGLPMAIDLFWRGGFRPQWSYDHQYYANALSFGYQRMFSAAAGQGRTFTEQALISAVFSLATLGIYTRASGLGIMLVGQFGGLAIAALYPIITRAEQQTPRFQRLAGLLMRGVTWSMVPAALFLWTMPREIVLVLYGEQWLPVIELLPWAGLSIGAFGCVQMCTTLMLANESRKLVLAIDIATSVLAILLAWLTIPSGPKYYFMATSLLGAAMLGLVCVAMVRTRAMTWSGVAGGLIPPAVAAAGAALAVAFLRPWIMTLHPLLSLALAGTVLGVTYVAILRLAFASSLRALAEILPGGPLLLRVLGYR
- a CDS encoding SDR family oxidoreductase — translated: MSILEGRVVVITGASSGIGEACALAFAAKGAKVVLAARRQERLAALASRIEAAGGDALAVVTDVTREDDVSALFAGTLRRFGAIDVLINNAGIAISTPVDEMTLATWRAVIDTNLTSAFLCSREAFRAMKARGRGRIVNVGSISARVPRDHSPAYAASKFGLDGLTRSLAIDGRPHRIAASIFHPGIVATEIAPGAITLDAEVAASPEDMADVIVHMCDIPDHLNFYEGMVMQIDLPFLGRG
- a CDS encoding M48 family metallopeptidase, which codes for MPALVLAVSAANAQSTEERNSAQEWARLEAQDLRLAEIAERLALANAPLCTTLMPLTGMILHSADQYGSTSARERFVNGPLAIASLLPDSPAANAGLRRDDAFVAIDGQRVEDIVPAANARLREAAFYRMADRPTGTPLALTVMRDGTERVVELDAPQGCRSLVEVLLGEGPMARSDGRVIQVQFDSVAALTDSHLAIVVAHELAHTILEHRRRKEEAGIDNGLFAELGRNQRANREAEIEADRLSVHLLANAGYDPAIVPDFWRNAAAYGMPGATLPSFIYPSNEGRAALVEREIALYLALRRGPTWPGHLLARRDSSFARD
- a CDS encoding flavin reductase family protein, whose protein sequence is MAADINTPDAIGFAFREAMRHVAATVYAVTTTHRGERFGILATSVASLSFDPPSLLACINREASLHDPLAEAERFCVNILGLANRDVAERFMRAGVEGRFAVGDWADEHGVPVLRSAQSSLVCSVADRHAFGTHTIFVGELIAASHRHDAKPLTYFDRHIVDITEAPESDGR
- the ribB gene encoding 3,4-dihydroxy-2-butanone-4-phosphate synthase; protein product: MSDIIAKVRHIVDEGIMTRAGLARAAGLHANTLRDCSEDAWNPTTETLGKLDRFLSANDDTPVLVGIEEIIEEARNGRMYILVDDEDRENEGDLIIPAQMATPNAINFMATHGRGLICLSLGSRRARELGLQMMAARNRTRHETAFTVAIEAREGVTTGISAADRARTVSVAIDSSKGPDDIVTPGHVFPLVARDGGVLVRAGHTEAAVDISRLAGLNPAGVICEIMNEDGTMARLDDLIGFARRHDLKIGTIRDLIAYRMRHDHLVIRASEGDFRSDYGGDWRAITYRNTVDGSTNLVLQKGKVVPGEPVLTRMHAISVFDDVLGRPGEKKRALQRAMTAIGEAGNGLIVVLMPNRPQSLEDEVAGLSLNSGELREYGIGAQILADLGVSEMILLTNSKHNVVGLEGYGITVVEERAIPE
- the ribH gene encoding 6,7-dimethyl-8-ribityllumazine synthase, whose protein sequence is MAHFLIVEARFYAHLNDMLVAGARAALEDAGHTCEIVTVPGALEVPGTIALAADAGRFDSFVAIGVVIRGETYHFEIVAGESARAIMALTMDGIAIGNGILTTENEAQALVRADPAQKNKGGEAAQAAMRLMELQEAYRV